A region of the Littorina saxatilis isolate snail1 linkage group LG12, US_GU_Lsax_2.0, whole genome shotgun sequence genome:
ttgaaatgtaaaaatataaaaattatgattaaaattaaatttccgaaatcgatttaaaaacaatttcatcttattccttgtcggttcctgattccaaaaacatatagatatgatatgtttggattaaaaacacgctcagaacaagcggtggacagatgatgctacgagtatacggtcttgcggaaaaaatgcagtgcgttcagtttcattctgtgagttcgactgagcttgactaaatgttgtattttcgccttacgcgacttgtttattattaCATATATTTTCACTGTCTTCTACTAATAtgtgtaccggcacggttggcctagtggtaaggcgtccgccccgtcatcgggaggtcgtgggttcgaaccccggccgggtcatacctaagactttaaaattggcaatctagtggctgctccgcctggcgtctggcattatggggttagtgctaggactggttggtccggtgtcagaataatgtgactgggtgagacatgaagcctgtgctgcgacttctgtcttgtgtgtggcgcacgttaaaatgtcaaagcagcaccgccctgatatggcccttcgtggtcggctgggcgttaaacaaacaaacaaacaaacaaactaatatGTGTATTTCATGTCTAGTCTTCttctcagacctgtttacccttacgattttggcgtaatttattacgattttctgcaaaaaatacgacattccgctatccgtgtcaagactacgattttcataaatttaaaaaaaaatttaaaaaaaataaaaaaaattttttttatttttttattaattcacatggttggcattgtttttttcaatggcaaaatggggtgaaaaagcacaggactgatcagagatcatgtctgtctgatgaaaCGCTGgagaggggcggggatgtagctcagtcggtagcgcgctggatttgtatccagttggccgctgtcagcgtgagtttgtccccacgttcggcgagagatttatttctcagagtcaactttgtgtgcagactctcctcggtgtccgaacacccccgtgtgtacacgcaagcacaagaccaagtgcgcacgaaaaagatcctgtaatccatgtcagagttcggtgggttatagaaacacgaaaatacagacatgggattcttccgtaaatttacggaattccgtaaatttttaggctccagggatcattcttgagattcgtgcaaatccgctgagaaaatttgggggtatatgtaggtatagacccaagtttttcggccggtccgctgatcgcgacgctccattccatactattcttgaacggttggttcctaaaacggtcagactgttgctggtcgatccgtatgggaacgcgctctttgtctcctacagtcaccgtttcaacgtagctattggggattcagtataagcataccgtatgagaatgattcggcgccatttttacatcgcttcgagccacctgccaaaatgatgaggaagctaaagcgagacgaaaccgttctagcccgggaaattgaccagcagaagtacaagaaaaatctctggagattcgactggctcgatgaagttgtatcattgagctggaaagacgagaaaggccagaagacacaagacgtgaaagttggcgatgcttttgctaaaatcaacttgccgtGGACTCTGACAAACTATTTTCTACTCATGCTTTAATTCAAggtgaggtaaaaaaaaaaatcaattttcttTCATATGTTTCCCTGCTGTTTGAATTGTTGTTATTGCCATTGATATAGAAGctctatgattaagctgaaatatacatttcagggccatttttgtgtgtctaaaacactaaaaaccttcagcttctgggggcgaagcccccagaccccgaccaggggcattgcccctggaccctactgggggccttctgcagcccccagacccccaccttctttttccttaattatcactttttctgaatcccatgtctgaaatacccagcatgcttcctccgaaaacggcgtatggctgcctaaatggtggggtaaaaaacggtcatacacgtaaaattccactcgtgcaaaaaacacgagtgtacgtgggagtttcagcccacgaacgcagaagaagaagaaacgctggagagccttctagtggtgaagtctcgccctcactcattcggcaagcgcaagtacagtagagaagcgcttgacacactgaaaaaggcctactacgagcaaaagaaaaagaatcagtgatgcatgtgcttttgatgtgatcttctttgaaattatgatgactacaaaaattgactgatgtgttttgtttgtgaatgatggatatatgtgcatgattgcgtttcgcagacacagttgtcatgtacgttgtaattggcgacgaatgctggatgattactatttttgtgccaggattactatttttggggctgagcattactccaaaacacttatgggggtaaacaggtctgtcttcttcttcttcagcgttccagaattttctggttacgtgtgagctcgtttttccatttgggttccccacactatgctctgagagcatagtcagcttcactccgctttcgttgagtaggcatgctgagtattttcgtgtttccataacccaccgaactctgacatggattacaagatattttccgtgcgcacttggtcttgtgcttgcgtgtacacacgaagggggttaagtcactagctggtctgcacataagttgacctgggagatcggaaaaatctccactcttaacccaccaggcggcagcgaccgggattcgaactcacgacctcccgattaggaggccgacgtcttaccaccacgccactgcgcccgtcgatgTCTAGTCAAATCTATGGTTTACTGGTTAGCGATACAGGTCATGCCGATCTTAAAGCCACAGAAACTGATAGTTTTGCATGCGCAGTGAGGACTTAGTTCTACCGATTCAGAGTTTTTCGGGCGGATAGTTCTAGTTTTACTTTCATATGCTAAAGAAACATTTTGGAAGAGTACCGTAtttcataaggcgcgacttttttcctcgagtttgacccctgcgcctTGTATAAAGCCCCTAATCcatgtatgaaatacgaaaaaaatcaaagagaccgcctgagtaccagtcaaacaacttgtgataatgcatgtttcagctactagtactaggtactaccctggtcaagtttcctctctttttcaattttggtgcgccctatcggccccctgcgcccaatgggtgactggattacaatttttttttaaaagaagggggtgcgccttatgcgctgtagcgccttgtaacccggaaaatacggtactgTTGTGGAGAACCCTGAAATACATCTGTCTGTGTGATAACTTGCAAGATAAGGCCTTCTTGTCAAACGATATTGAAAACGGTTTCCATGGCACTTGCAAAATCTGCTGTGGTGGTAGCACGTACAGGCTCCTCATATATACCATGGCTCAGCCTTTAAGTGTCTTCCGCTGATATGTTCTGTGCAGAAAAGGCGAGACTATCCCCAACCTGACAGTAAACCAGCTATGGCGCGCCAAGCAGCTGTACGACTCAGCGTATCATCCAGACACTGGGGAGAAAATGGTCATCATCGGCAGGATGTCGGCACAAGTGCCCATGAACATGAGCATTACCGGCTGCATGATGACCTTCTACAAGTAAGTCTGTGCAGAAAAGTGTGCTGAatgtgtacaaagtttcaaagGAAATGGTTTAtttaggagaaaaaaaaaataggtgtggttaaggtaacatagccacacaaAAAATTGGGTAGGAAGGttggcaatcacttttttttttaaaattctttttttgatgtttacaaattaaacctacttgacagggaaataagtgtgcgactcgagcgctttcgctttcattgcgttttctgcactctttttcttgctttttttggtgtttttttgacaaatgtaataaaaagttatagggtcggcccctaaaaatagggtaggtcgggttaccgtaaccacacctatttttttttaggccttaagaGGTAAAGACTTCTCTCCTGTCttgcttgctctctttctcttatcTTTGGGCAGGGACGTTGCATAAAAATATGTGGTCTTAAACCTTTAATTGATAAGTAGAGGTCAGTCACAGAGATTACAGGGGGGATGGTGGGATACTGGAAAAGAAGGTGGTTGTGTTTTAGGCCAGGGATAAATCCAGATTTCTTTTCTCTCAAGAGCATATTGTGTACACCCTACTAGGTGAGTAACCTAGGTTTTTTGTAAGCATTTTTCATGCTTATTTTTGCGTAAAGCAATGTTTCTTGTTGCTGAAATAATGTCTGCAGTTGTTATTGCTCCATTGTTGAACAGAAAATTGAGCACTGTGGCGTCAAGACTTGCAACGTTGTGTGTCCCACAGGACGACCCCGGCAGTGATCTTCTGGCAGTGGTTCAACCAGTCGTTCAACGCTGTGGTTAACTACACCAACAGGAGTGGAGACCACCCCATACCCGTCAAGTAATGTACCATGGCTTCTCAGTCTATTGGAATATATGTCTCTTTCATTTACAAATAGATGAATTCCGATGAACTCTtgtcgggtttgtgtgggttgtatAAGAGTGAATACACGTGGgcgggatgtagctcagtcggtagcgcgctggatttgtatccagttggccgctgtcagcgtgagttcgtccccacgttcggcgagagatttatttctcagagtcaactttgtgtgcagactctcctcggtgtccgaacacccccgtgtgtacatgcaagcacaagaccaagtgcgcacgaaaaagatcctgtaatccatgtcagagttcggtgggttatagaaacacgaaaatacccagcatgcttcctccgaaaacggcgtatggctgcctaaatggcggggtaaaaaacggtcatacacgtaaaattccactcgtgcaaaaaacaccagtgtacgtgggagtttcagcccacgaacgcagaagaagaagaagaagaagtgaggcATGCTGGagcacgtgtttcagacacacccctcgctagtgactggcctataatcaatcaatcaatatgaggcttatatcgcgcgtattccgtgggtacagttcctatcgcagggattttttttatgcaatttatatcgcgcacatattcaaggcgcagggatttatttatgccgtgtgagatggaatttttttacacaatacatcacgcattcacatcggccagcagatcgcagccatttcagcgcatatcctacttttcacggcctattattccaagtcacacgggtattttggtggacatttttatctatgcctatacaattttgccaggaaagacccttttgtcaatcgtgggatctttaacgtgcacaccccaatgtagtgtacacaaagggacctcggtttttcgtctcatccgaaagactagcacttgaacccaccacctaggttaggaaaaggggggagaaaactgctaacgccctgacccagggtcgaactcgcaacctctcgcttccgagcgcaagtgcgttaccactcggccacccagtccataatGTCACGTgagaaagtttgactcactaaaagcaagagtaccggtattcactctttcgcaGCCCAtacaacagagttatttccgaacattgtctattaTCACTGACTGTTTCACTTCTTTATTTGTCATACTCTTTGACAGTAAGATTTGACTCTCAAAgggggggcggggacgtagctcagttggtagcgcgctggctttgtagccagttggtcgctttcagcgtgggttcgatccccacgttcggcgagagatttatttctcggagtcaactttgtgcagactctcttcggtttccgaacacccccgtgtgcacacatgcgcacgaaaaagatcccacgttcacagcgaaagtctcagggcttggaaaacacgaagacacgcatgcatcatctctcgtctccaattatcatgatcgtatttcgatactttgacgagacaaacccaatgctggtgtgtcgaagaagacagccacagcgggcttgttcgaatcaaagtatcacaccatatcttcaacgtattaccaatacctgtcccaatatagaccagttggtctaagaggacgttaaaccctaatagtctctctctctcactctcaaaGGCGAGGAGAAGCTGTGTTGAAACGTTTTTCTTGCTGCTTTAATACAGTCAACTCATTGAGAAATGGTTAAATTTGAGCTCTTTAAATTCACATGAAATTTTGAATGCATGTCGGATGCTGTTACCTATTAGGTAGACTTTGGTCTATCTTTTCACATATCAAAAATCCAAATGCATACAGATTTAACATCAGAATACATAATATTTGGTGAGTAggacattcttcttcttcttttgcgttcatgggctgaaactcccacatactcTCAtggtttttgcatgagtggaattttacgtgtatgaccgtttttaccccaccatttagatAGCCATtagccgctttcggaggaagcatgaaaatacagcagacttccactaactcgcggtCCACTAAATCGCGAATTCGGCTATATCGCAGAGACCTCTTGGACCCCCAAAAAAACAGGACCgaccttgtaaaaaaaaaatttttttttaaattagtcACGTAAAGGCCAAAAAATAGCACAGATCATGAAAAAATGTTCTATCGTAACCACGCTATCTCTCTCTGGATCCGATGGCCTTTCATCATGCaataaattgtcatttcatcttatcagtctctctctctttctctccctcagtctctccaaATAGTgttctacatgtgtgtgtgttttcaggttgTGTACATTACGGGTTGATCGAGACCTGCGAACcctgaaaagaaaaacaaacctttcacGCGCACATGCCCCACTCAGTCAAGAACTTTCATGCCACGATCGGTATCGTCAAATTGGCCACGTGCCTATAGAGGTTAAGTGTCTGACCAGTCAATATGGCCAGTCAGGCGTGCAGTTGAACACTCGAGTCCAGCTAATTGCGATCTCTGCTAGACGGTCTGGGTGGCCACAGGCGCCAATCAAGTGCTTACACTGCGCTTCAGTCTTCTGCAATCTAGTCAGGCATGCAATTTAACACTCGAGTCCCGCTAATCGCGATCTCGGCTAGATGCCCCGGATTTTTTACAGGCGCCATGAAGTGCTTCAGCTTCTTGCGTTATAGTAGGTGGCAGAAAaagcaaacaatcaaagaaGAAATCTACATGCTTTCTGCCAAAGACAACGCGTGTCAACTCAGATAGAGCTACAATGTCCCCACCCCCCCACAATCCCAACCAACCATACAATGGGCACATAAGCGCAGAAAAGACTGTGTGTGAtaaagtgtctgtgtgtcagagacagtgtgtgtgtgtgtgtgtgtgtgtgtgtgtgtgtgtgcgtgccatcTGCTGATAAAAGAAAACGTGTCACTCGCAGTTAATCTTTTGAGAACTTAGTTGCCAACAGAAGCGTCACACTTGCGAGAAACGCagtaacacatacacatgaacaTTGTAGCACAACCACATGCCAGGCgtgcatgcgcacacacacacacacacgcacatacacacatgcatgcacacacacacatgcactcacacggcaaacgcacacacgccaaCGTGATGCTCACAAGCTTTTTGTGACCAACACCCCAAACTGCATCGCGAATCAGATATATCGcgatcaaaaatctttggaccccaaagaccacgagttagtggaagtctgcCGTATCAACATGCATTTTGttattgtggtgttttttttagttttttttttttttacatatcttTCAATTGAAGACTGCTTGTTTTCAGGCAACTGGGGTTGTCTTATGCGCTGGCTACAGGAGGATCCATCACCACGGCTCTCACTCTCAACAGCTTGGTCAAAGTGAGCGAGTTGTTTTTATTCTTAAATGTACCTTGTTTATAGTTGAACAATTTATTCAGTTTTGCACAATGttttatgcatgtgtgtatgacTTTGAGTAAGAATTGTTTTCAGTTGCAtaagaataagaagaataagaataagaatactttattatctcatagagaaattcaggcgtggtacataacaataatacaaacaggacattgtttttacataagacatatagcactatataacagggcaggttataaacacacctcccacatacctctctggccattccttgcattgtgcttacgcattcagtcatgaacacatccatgtctcacttacacatcgcacacatggacattcttatacgctcaacttacccattcacacatggacattcgaccataAGCAAAAGTATtcttggttgttgttttgtgtgtgtgtttttttgtttgtttagttaaTAAATCACTTGAAAAATGCAAAGTGACGTGACGAGCGCAGGAAAGCACACTAACTTAAAAAGTATGCAGCACATGTGCTTTGCATTGGCCGCAGgcttttttatgttgttgtggtggtggtggtatttgTCTGTCTGATTCGTCTGAGTCTGTGTGTATGAAATAAGCACAGGTAACTGATGATGGTGGTCATGATAACATTATTTCTACGTAGTAATCATCGTGGGCTGTGATCTGTTTCAGAGATTCCCACCGCTGATTGGTCGCTTTGTTCCCTTTGCTGCCGTAGCGACTGCCAACTGCATAAACATCCCCTGCATGAGAATGAGGTTGGTCATGCAAGATTGAAATAATAAGGTCATGCACCTGaaactaaaaataaaaaggcCATGCAGCTGGAACTAAAAATAGAAAGGTCATGCAGCTGaaactaaaaataaaaaggtcATGCAGTTGaaactaaaaataaaaaggtcATGCAGCTGaaactaaaaataaaaaggtcATGCAGCTGGAACTAAAAATAGAAAGGTCATGCAGCTGAAACTAAAAATAGAAAGGTCATGCAGTTGaaactaaaaataaaaaggtcATGCAGCTGaaactaaaaataaaaaggtcATGCAGCTGGAACTAAAAATAGAAAGGTCATGCAGCTGaaactaaaaataaaaaggtcATGCAGCTGAAACTAAAAAGTGAAAGGTAGTGCAGCTGAAACTAGAAAATAAAAAGGTCATGCAGCTGGGAAAAAAACTAACAAGGTCATGCAGATGAAATAGAAATGTGTTGTACATTTTGCTCGACTCCCAAAGAGAATAAGTCAGCAGAATAGATGAACTTCAGAAATCACTGTCGGGGTTAGTATGGGTTGTGAACGAGTGCTTAaccttgcttttattgaggcaaactttccacacgttCCCTGTTCAGATGCTTCAGACacaccccctttttttttcattttttttttttcaactgttttattcaacgtttgtgcattattaacaaaaaaacgcatattgagtaaacaacaacaagcataatgcttatagtggtgtttacagttttctagaaaaatacatataaatggcggctattgtacagtttaaatgaaaagcaagcaaacatgaaaagaaaattgaatgaaaattgtacatcaaaacaaaaatccgtttaagaatacatatataatatttatggtattagcgagtaagagatagagagggagagagggagggagggggagagtgagagagagagggagagtgagagagggagagagagagagagaaagagagagagagagagacgagtagacgagTACACACCCTTGCTAATGAATGGCCTATAATGTTtagtgggaaagtttgactcactaaaagcatGAGTATTCACTGTTTCACAGCCCATGCAAACCCGACAGTTCTTTCTCAACACTGGCTATTCCGGCAATTTAATATGCAAATGAGTGGACAATGTGAGAGAAGAAGTTACAGGTCTGAACCCAAAAAGAGGAATCACAAATCATATCATGGTATTGGTGGCTCTTTAATTTTTCAGGCAGTGTTTTCATACACCGCATGACCCCCATAACTGACATGGGGCATTGGCTCATGACAGATACCATGGTATAACATCTGGtgtgaatacagtggaaccccccttttaagacctcgacAAATCTGAGAacattaggtcttaaaaaggagggaatctgaaaaaatggaggtaaatttacagactttatgaacagaaagtccaaaagaaaaaacatcttAAGAGGGGGAAgacttaaattggggggggtaTTAAAATTGGGTCCCACTGTTAAAGGCAAAGAGATTGATTGCATAAATTGTAATTGTGTTTTTGCAGAGAAGTTGACGATTCTCATTcagttgcaagcccctggagcaaaatttttgattagtgcttttgtgaacaagaaacaattgacaagtggctctatcccatctctcccctttccccgtcgcgatataaccttcgtggttgaaaacgacgttaaacaccaaataaagaaagaaagattctcATTCAGTGAAATattactacagtggtacctcaaTTGTAATTGTGTTTTGCAGAGAACTGACCAATGGTATACCTGTGTTTGATGAGAACGGCAACCGTATCGGAGACTCCAAGCGGGCGGCGAACAGCGCCATCACACAGGTCGTGGTGTCCAGGATTCTCATGGCCACGCCTGGCATGCGTCAGTACATTTTCAGCTTCTTACACAGTGTGTCTACCATATTTTCAGCACTTATGTACCCCTGTGACAAGCGCTGTGG
Encoded here:
- the LOC138982976 gene encoding sideroflexin-1-like, with amino-acid sequence MTEVALPGKINLDEPRYDQSTYTGRARHFFITTNPLNLFASGKQLDEACDIVQRFKKGETIPNLTVNQLWRAKQLYDSAYHPDTGEKMVIIGRMSAQVPMNMSITGCMMTFYKTTPAVIFWQWFNQSFNAVVNYTNRSGDHPIPVKQLGLSYALATGGSITTALTLNSLVKRFPPLIGRFVPFAAVATANCINIPCMRMRELTNGIPVFDENGNRIGDSKRAANSAITQVVVSRILMATPGMLIPPFIMNYLDKKPFLQRMPWLNAPIQVSLIGFILVFATPLCCALFPQKSAMGVSHLEDELREKIKALPAPVEKVYFNKGL